In a single window of the uncultured Dysgonomonas sp. genome:
- the mobC gene encoding conjugal transfer protein MobC, which produces MQNEDDLRGLAKVMEFMRAISILFVLMNIYWFCYQAIHEWGINIGVVDKILMNFNRTAGLFNSILWTKIFAVVFLALSCLGTKGVKEEKITWNHIYVCLIFGFVFFFLNWWLLYLPLPKIANAGFYIFTIAVGYILLLMAGTWMSRLLKNNLMDDPFNNENESFMQETKLMVNDYSINLPTKFWYKKKQWKGWINVVNPFRAAIVLGTPGSGKSYAVVNQFIKQQIEKGYTGYIYDFKFPDLSTIAYNHLLNNREGYKKVPTFYVINFDDPSRSHRCNPINPSFMDDISDAYESAYTIMLNLNRTWVQKQGDFFVESPIILFAAIIWYLRIYKDGKYCTFPHAIEFLNKSYEDIFPILTSYPDLENYLSPFMDAWKSGAADQLQGQIASAKIPLSRMISPQLYWVMSGDEFTLDINNPDDPKILVVGNNPDRQNIYGAALGLYNSRIVKLINKKGQLKSSVIIDELPTIYFKGLDNLIATARSNKVAVLLGFQDFSQLKRDYGDKEAAVVMNTVGNIFSGQVVGDTAKTLSDRFGKVLQKRQSMTINRNDKSTSISTQMDSLIPASKISNLTQGMFVGAIADNFDERIEQKIFHCEIVVDNERVSAETKEYKKIPVITNFVDENGVDRMKEMIKENYDRIKAEAKQIVVEELQRIKDDPDLCHLLPKEE; this is translated from the coding sequence ATGCAAAATGAGGATGATTTAAGAGGACTTGCTAAAGTCATGGAGTTTATGAGGGCGATCAGTATTTTGTTCGTTCTGATGAATATTTATTGGTTCTGTTATCAGGCAATACACGAGTGGGGAATTAATATCGGGGTAGTAGATAAAATTCTAATGAATTTTAACCGTACCGCAGGTTTGTTCAATTCTATATTGTGGACGAAAATCTTTGCCGTGGTATTCCTTGCCCTGTCCTGTTTGGGGACAAAGGGAGTGAAGGAGGAAAAGATTACATGGAATCATATCTATGTATGTCTTATTTTTGGTTTTGTATTTTTCTTTCTGAACTGGTGGCTTCTTTATCTGCCTCTTCCCAAAATAGCCAATGCAGGCTTTTATATTTTTACCATTGCAGTAGGATATATATTGCTTTTGATGGCGGGTACATGGATGAGTCGCTTACTCAAAAACAATCTGATGGACGATCCGTTCAATAACGAAAACGAATCGTTTATGCAGGAAACCAAGTTGATGGTAAATGATTATTCGATAAACCTGCCCACAAAGTTTTGGTACAAAAAAAAGCAGTGGAAAGGTTGGATAAACGTAGTAAACCCGTTTCGTGCGGCTATTGTGTTGGGTACTCCTGGTTCGGGTAAGTCATACGCCGTTGTAAATCAGTTCATCAAACAGCAGATTGAGAAAGGCTATACAGGCTATATTTACGATTTCAAGTTTCCAGACCTTTCGACTATTGCTTATAACCATCTGTTAAACAATAGAGAAGGTTATAAGAAAGTACCGACCTTTTATGTGATAAACTTTGATGATCCAAGTCGTAGCCACCGTTGCAATCCAATTAACCCGTCATTTATGGATGATATTTCAGATGCTTATGAGAGTGCATACACCATAATGTTAAATTTGAACCGGACGTGGGTGCAAAAACAAGGAGACTTCTTTGTAGAATCTCCGATTATCCTTTTTGCTGCCATTATATGGTATTTGCGAATCTACAAGGATGGTAAATACTGTACTTTTCCTCATGCCATAGAATTTTTGAACAAAAGTTATGAAGATATTTTTCCGATTCTGACTTCGTACCCAGACCTCGAAAACTACCTTTCTCCCTTTATGGATGCGTGGAAATCTGGAGCTGCTGACCAGCTTCAGGGGCAGATTGCGAGTGCTAAAATACCTCTTTCTCGTATGATTAGCCCGCAATTATATTGGGTGATGTCGGGCGATGAATTTACCTTAGATATCAACAATCCCGATGACCCGAAAATATTGGTAGTAGGTAACAATCCTGACAGACAAAACATCTATGGAGCGGCACTTGGATTGTATAATAGTCGTATTGTGAAACTCATAAATAAGAAGGGGCAACTCAAATCATCGGTTATCATTGATGAGTTACCGACAATTTATTTCAAAGGATTGGATAACTTGATAGCCACTGCCCGAAGTAACAAGGTTGCTGTCTTGTTAGGTTTTCAAGATTTTTCGCAGCTAAAGCGTGATTATGGAGACAAGGAGGCTGCCGTAGTAATGAACACAGTAGGTAATATATTTTCGGGGCAGGTGGTCGGAGATACAGCAAAAACCTTGTCTGACCGATTCGGAAAAGTATTACAGAAACGCCAGTCTATGACCATCAACCGCAACGATAAATCGACTTCCATTTCTACCCAAATGGATAGCTTGATACCAGCATCCAAAATATCCAATCTGACACAGGGTATGTTTGTGGGTGCGATAGCGGATAACTTCGACGAGCGGATAGAGCAAAAGATTTTTCACTGCGAAATTGTGGTAGATAACGAGCGGGTTTCAGCCGAAACAAAGGAATACAAGAAGATACCTGTTATCACCAACTTTGTAGATGAGAATGGTGTAGACCGAATGAAGGAAATGATAAAGGAAAACTATGATCGCATCAAAGCCGAAGCTAAACAGATTGTAGTTGAGGAATTGCAACGTATCAAGGACGATCCCGACCTTTGCCATCTCCTGCCGAAAGAAGAATAG
- a CDS encoding histone H1: MKNLVENINSLIADFQKDASLQVESGNKAAGTRARKTSLAIEKALKEFRKASIEAAK, encoded by the coding sequence ATGAAAAATTTAGTAGAAAACATCAACTCCCTAATTGCAGACTTCCAAAAAGATGCATCGTTACAAGTAGAAAGCGGAAACAAAGCAGCAGGAACTCGTGCCAGAAAAACATCTTTAGCAATAGAAAAAGCATTGAAAGAATTTCGTAAAGCATCTATTGAAGCTGCAAAATAA
- a CDS encoding DUF3945 domain-containing protein yields MDQNKVKSEEPKVLLTQGEDGKLKVITGEQDGKLKTVEPTKENADQFLKVDTNSNFLENFFKKMSAQFNHPSHTGVYAVGVSAIDKIAAFLDKLIRIDHTDKALDPYRLKFDGKVKIHIELTGKFQPLDLNKLNWKETEKLGLSGDKLQDALKAMVYGHKSPGLVDIKPTIDGNEFPMQARLSLEPQADGSIKLVTHPKQEQPDFDKPFMGIAFSEQDKEQLQKTGHGARVYELEPVAGGEKIPSLVSLDKMTNRLEAVPISEINIPQTLKNAPLSPEQQQGLREGKAVWVEGMDKKVKPGEEPQKIDRFVQFNAVNKNFDFKFSDEQRQQHKEQRQAKQGQAQEKPLPKARKVDEVWIYSKQGGVQLSKEEFTKLCNKEPIFVEGMQSRPKQQQTDASGAQKVEATDQKGQKYNAWVWVDENRDKVRHTSKHPDQVRAIEAKQAAKDSQKVTPAAESRTQVAVNNEGKTNEATKHSKEPLKQGQTQPTVKQVEKKEQKQQQEQKQSPAAPKKSKGRKM; encoded by the coding sequence ATGGATCAAAACAAAGTAAAATCCGAAGAGCCTAAAGTCTTATTGACCCAAGGCGAAGATGGCAAACTCAAAGTCATCACAGGGGAGCAGGACGGTAAACTCAAAACCGTTGAACCCACCAAAGAGAATGCCGACCAATTTTTGAAGGTCGATACCAACAGTAACTTTCTGGAAAATTTCTTCAAGAAGATGTCGGCACAGTTCAATCACCCGTCACATACGGGTGTGTATGCCGTCGGGGTGTCAGCCATAGATAAAATAGCGGCTTTTCTCGACAAACTTATCCGTATCGACCACACCGACAAAGCCCTCGATCCGTATCGCCTTAAATTTGATGGTAAGGTAAAGATACATATTGAGCTTACAGGTAAGTTTCAGCCTTTAGACCTCAACAAACTCAATTGGAAAGAGACTGAGAAGTTGGGACTTTCGGGTGACAAATTGCAGGATGCCCTCAAAGCGATGGTTTACGGACACAAGTCTCCGGGATTGGTCGATATCAAACCTACTATTGACGGCAATGAGTTCCCGATGCAAGCTCGTTTATCATTAGAACCACAGGCGGATGGAAGTATCAAGTTGGTAACCCATCCCAAGCAGGAACAACCCGATTTTGACAAACCATTCATGGGAATAGCTTTTTCCGAGCAGGACAAAGAGCAACTCCAAAAAACAGGGCACGGAGCACGAGTCTACGAACTTGAACCCGTAGCCGGAGGTGAGAAAATCCCCTCGCTTGTATCTCTCGACAAAATGACGAATCGACTCGAAGCTGTCCCTATCTCTGAAATCAATATCCCGCAGACCTTGAAGAATGCTCCTCTTTCTCCTGAACAGCAACAAGGATTGAGAGAGGGTAAAGCTGTATGGGTTGAGGGCATGGATAAAAAAGTGAAGCCCGGAGAAGAACCACAGAAGATAGATCGTTTTGTGCAGTTCAATGCAGTCAATAAAAACTTCGATTTTAAGTTCAGTGACGAACAACGGCAACAGCATAAGGAGCAGCGACAAGCCAAACAGGGACAAGCACAGGAAAAGCCATTACCCAAAGCCCGTAAAGTTGATGAGGTATGGATTTATTCTAAGCAAGGTGGCGTACAGCTTAGTAAAGAAGAGTTTACCAAGCTGTGTAATAAAGAACCAATCTTTGTTGAGGGTATGCAATCCCGTCCGAAGCAACAACAAACAGATGCTTCAGGTGCACAAAAGGTAGAAGCTACCGATCAGAAAGGACAGAAATATAATGCATGGGTATGGGTTGACGAAAACAGAGATAAAGTCCGCCATACCTCTAAGCATCCCGATCAAGTACGAGCAATCGAAGCGAAGCAAGCGGCTAAGGATTCTCAGAAAGTTACTCCTGCTGCTGAAAGCAGAACACAAGTGGCTGTAAATAACGAAGGTAAGACCAACGAAGCGACCAAACATTCCAAAGAGCCGCTAAAACAAGGACAGACACAACCCACCGTCAAACAAGTCGAAAAGAAGGAGCAAAAACAGCAACAGGAACAAAAACAATCTCCTGCCGCTCCCAAGAAAAGTAAAGGGCGAAAAATGTAG
- a CDS encoding type IA DNA topoisomerase, translated as MKIIIAEKPSVAKSIAAIVGANNKKEGYMEGNGYAVTWAFGHLVGLAMPEHYGITGFQKENLPILPKEFKLLPRQVKEGKEYKNDPGVMKQLKVIKELFSKADEIINCADAGREGELIFRYIYDYLCCTVPFQRLWISSLTDRAIKDGFKTLRLGAEYDNLYASAKARSTADWLVGINSSQALSISAGYGVWSLGRVQTPTLAIICSRYLENKDFKPQTYFRLKLQTEKEATTFSVHSVDKFDTRTRTEEVTAKVKAAGAIQVTAVERKEVKQEPPLLYDLTTLQKEANSEHGFSADKTLTIAQNLYEAKKISYPRTGSRYISEDVLEEIPHLIATLRAHSLFGKYIDGRFDTTLNTRSVDDKKVTDHHALIITEESASNLSKDEQLIYDMVAGRMLEAFGERCIKENTTVSLDADGVHFSCKGSVTLVPGWRAVFDAKDEPNDEEDSTTLPVLLEGDNLSVRDCEIQEKQTKPRPLHTEASLLSSMESAGKEVEDEQQREAMKECGIGTPATRASIIETLFSREYIVREKKSLVPTNKGLVVYLAVKDKKIADVAMTGQWEEALNKIALGKMDAATFHKGIEVYASQITTELLSTTIERTDNHNTCPCPKCKNGQMVFYPKVVKCKDESCGLIVFRSIAKKELTDGQLNDLLMNGKTALIKGFVSSKTGSTFDAIVKFDVDYKTVFEFPPRKGDGKKKRSK; from the coding sequence ATGAAAATAATAATAGCAGAAAAACCCTCTGTGGCAAAAAGTATAGCAGCCATAGTTGGAGCAAATAATAAAAAAGAGGGCTATATGGAAGGTAACGGATATGCCGTTACATGGGCTTTCGGGCATTTGGTCGGACTCGCCATGCCGGAACATTATGGTATCACAGGATTTCAGAAAGAGAACCTGCCGATACTCCCAAAAGAATTTAAACTATTGCCCCGACAAGTTAAAGAGGGTAAGGAGTACAAGAACGATCCCGGTGTGATGAAACAACTCAAAGTAATCAAGGAGCTATTCTCTAAGGCAGATGAGATCATAAATTGTGCCGATGCCGGACGCGAGGGCGAATTGATTTTCCGATATATCTATGATTATCTGTGTTGTACTGTCCCATTTCAGCGATTATGGATCAGTTCGCTAACAGACCGAGCCATCAAAGACGGCTTTAAAACACTTCGCCTCGGAGCAGAATACGACAATCTGTATGCTTCAGCGAAAGCCCGCAGTACTGCTGATTGGCTCGTAGGGATCAATAGTAGTCAGGCTCTTTCTATCTCGGCAGGGTATGGCGTTTGGTCACTTGGCAGGGTACAAACCCCAACACTGGCGATTATTTGTAGTCGTTATCTGGAAAATAAAGACTTCAAACCACAGACCTATTTTCGGCTGAAATTACAAACAGAAAAAGAAGCTACTACTTTTTCCGTTCATTCGGTAGATAAATTCGACACCCGAACTCGTACCGAAGAAGTTACGGCAAAGGTAAAAGCCGCAGGAGCTATACAGGTTACAGCCGTAGAACGTAAGGAGGTCAAGCAGGAACCACCTTTGCTGTACGACCTTACCACACTTCAAAAGGAAGCCAACAGCGAGCATGGTTTTTCGGCAGATAAGACGCTGACGATAGCACAAAATCTGTATGAAGCGAAGAAAATTTCCTATCCCCGAACGGGCAGCCGTTATATTTCCGAGGATGTGCTGGAGGAAATACCGCACCTGATCGCTACGCTGCGGGCACACTCTCTTTTCGGAAAATACATAGACGGCAGATTCGACACTACGCTCAATACCCGTTCGGTGGACGATAAGAAAGTGACCGACCACCATGCGCTGATTATTACAGAAGAATCAGCAAGTAATTTATCCAAAGACGAACAGCTTATCTACGATATGGTTGCCGGACGTATGCTCGAAGCCTTTGGCGAACGTTGCATCAAAGAGAACACCACCGTATCACTTGATGCCGATGGCGTACACTTTTCCTGCAAAGGAAGCGTTACACTCGTCCCCGGCTGGAGGGCGGTATTTGATGCTAAAGACGAGCCAAACGATGAAGAGGATTCCACCACTTTACCTGTTCTTCTGGAGGGAGATAATCTTTCTGTTCGTGATTGCGAGATTCAAGAAAAGCAGACCAAACCCCGTCCATTGCATACGGAGGCAAGTTTGCTTAGTTCGATGGAATCCGCAGGCAAAGAAGTAGAGGACGAACAGCAACGTGAAGCGATGAAGGAATGCGGTATCGGAACACCTGCCACCCGTGCATCCATTATCGAAACACTATTTTCCCGTGAGTACATCGTCAGAGAGAAAAAGTCTCTTGTTCCGACCAACAAAGGATTGGTAGTCTATCTGGCAGTAAAGGACAAAAAGATAGCCGATGTAGCGATGACAGGTCAATGGGAGGAAGCCCTCAATAAAATTGCTTTAGGCAAGATGGATGCGGCTACATTTCACAAGGGAATAGAAGTCTATGCCTCGCAGATAACTACGGAGCTGCTTTCTACCACCATTGAACGCACGGATAATCACAATACTTGTCCTTGCCCAAAATGTAAAAACGGACAGATGGTATTTTATCCCAAAGTGGTAAAATGTAAAGATGAAAGTTGTGGACTGATCGTATTCCGCTCCATTGCCAAAAAAGAATTGACGGACGGACAACTCAATGATCTTTTGATGAACGGAAAAACCGCACTAATAAAAGGTTTCGTAAGCTCTAAGACCGGAAGTACCTTTGATGCCATCGTAAAATTTGATGTGGACTACAAAACAGTCTTTGAATTTCCACCACGCAAAGGTGACGGCAAAAAGAAACGTTCTAAGTAA
- a CDS encoding DUF1896 family protein: MATKTKTTVTELSYFRLSLLSYLRDTHPDKATDHNFIAVRGDAAAETYSQAIKAGHTHDYAEEASSKVLYEGLYFSTYRTLVTILWEEFSEEIPPSQAEGIAMELLPCLTGTIQKYSLSDDFADTPEYNQFYTELTGEIQILLENGL; this comes from the coding sequence ATGGCGACAAAAACTAAAACGACAGTTACAGAACTGTCTTATTTCCGACTATCCCTATTATCTTATCTACGTGATACACATCCCGACAAAGCAACTGACCACAACTTTATTGCTGTACGTGGTGATGCCGCAGCAGAGACGTATAGCCAAGCTATAAAAGCAGGTCATACCCATGACTATGCAGAAGAAGCCTCTTCAAAGGTCTTATACGAAGGCTTATATTTCTCCACCTACCGAACCCTTGTAACTATCCTTTGGGAAGAATTTTCCGAAGAAATACCTCCCTCACAAGCCGAAGGCATAGCAATGGAGCTATTACCCTGCCTTACGGGTACAATTCAGAAATACAGCTTGTCTGATGATTTCGCCGATACACCTGAGTACAATCAGTTTTACACGGAACTGACTGGTGAAATACAAATACTTCTCGAAAATGGCTTATAA